From Mercenaria mercenaria strain notata chromosome 17, MADL_Memer_1, whole genome shotgun sequence, the proteins below share one genomic window:
- the LOC123535987 gene encoding atrial natriuretic peptide receptor 1-like: protein MSLEVLVQEFITVIDTDCNSKQSIGAIVDILLQRDIDVVIGPPCAQVVEPVGELLAYRDIPLMNWVSLGQTIYYKEDLDTYIRTMATIATLGDMMTFFYYYTGWRRLVLISSDGDDYRGGAETIESALARSFWDPFLVVHHYSDVRINASIAQIDQMWSSIIFEARIIVLVIPQDELRTYMVRAHLMGMTGGDYQFLYADTQPADSAALTYINSVQLWKQGDQYDEAARQAFTNVLYFGLGLDSRNVSDWQNEAYDAYNNIFSGRTDIPAPTEPDQFSAYLHDTIVLYARALNDSLTGGSDRSGSSIYQYASFVLFKGLSGDVVMGNFADRQPTFFVYDMDLSGIFQEVARLQFVINDNETAFNTTWLYTKIIWGDGRTTDDPYMPPDTPPCGFFNENCPPESEEDNTLVIVLSVCIPLVVVLMVAFLIFRWWRRERALQNMSWKINYSDLNFNFQHKKLQSSFMQASRALSRSAASVDSTSVYGTIRSGATSAQTSRHSVTRGQIFTTVAMYKAELVAVKWSAKKKIQTDRAFLLHMKEMHELKHVNLTTFVGLSISPEKICCIWEYCTKGSIQDVIENDDIHLDTMFKLSLVVDICQGLEYIHKSSIRYHGNLRSSNCVIDSRWVCKLTDFGMEKLKPLHDTVENLGEHAFYAKLFWTAPEILRKILKKEVYENTSQADVYATGVLIKELLCRNEPYSTHTHLTPKEIIIKVAIPEDPDKLFRPAIADTELDSEYRRTSMLLLIHRCWAEDPESRPSIKTALRTLDKINPYKKTSVVDNMIAMMEKYTNNLEEIVTERTEQLQEEKLKTDALLYRMLPRKVAEDLKIGRAVQAEAFDSVTIYFSDIVRFTDLASESTPLEIVVLLNALYTLFDDIISHYDVYKVETIGDAYMIVSGLPEKNGNLHVKEIAGVALNILESVITFEIPHKPDRQLQIRIGLHTGPVVTGVVGLTMPRYCLFGDTVNTASRMESNGEPLKIHISPSTQEALMDFPAFVVEDRGEIPIKGKGMMRTYWLSGLYIADDDVCMETLPTDKSALHKDNSLENLKENGTEDDDSELEDDKDAGKPGLGKISVADSGICMDKSIGKDGNTHNNKNNSGDIYFDSNNADIATTTRHKPVADENITRVIQSNNDSPKYSEIIAEKVPTLEVVLGYEASAIHDDFDANTLELANNVSSERMVPEKNKSKTSISDVQVPQLADTRNSENTTIRFKE, encoded by the exons TTGTGGAACCAGTCGGAGAGTTATTAGCCTACAGGGATATTCCATTAATGAACTGGGTGTCTCTGGGTCAAACCATTTATTACAAGGAAGATCTGGATACTTACATCAGAACAATGGCTACGATTGCGACACTTG GGGACATGATGACATTCTTTTACTACTACACCGGTTGGAGGAGACTGGTACTGATTTCCAGTGACGGGGATGATTACAGAGGTGGGGCGGAAACCATCGAATCCGCACTAGCCAGATCTTTTTGGGATCCGTTCCTGGTAGTGCATCATTACAGTGACGTCAGGATCAATGCATCCATAGCACAAATTGACCAGATGTGGTCCAGCATTATCTTCGAAGCTAGAA TTATTGTTCTGGTGATACCACAGGACGAGTTGCGTACTTACATGGTGCGGGCTCATCTCATGGGAATGACAGGTGGGGATTACCAGTTTCTATATGCTGATACTCAG CCTGCAGACAGCGCAGCGTTGACCTATATTAACAGCGTCCAGCTTTGGAAACAAGGTGACCAGTATGACGAGGCGGCACGACAGGCCTTCACAAATGTTCTCTAC tttgggcTTGGCCTAGATTCTCGGAACGTTTCAGACTGGCAGAATGAGGCATACGATgcatacaacaacattttcagtgGCCGGACTGATATACCTGCACCAACAGAG cCGGATCAGTTTTCTGCATATCTTCACGACACAATCGTGTTGTATGCCAGAGCCTTGAACGATTCTCTAACCGGCGGCTCTGATAGAAGCGGAAGTTCTATCTATCAGTATGCGTCGTTTGTGTTATTCAAAg GGTTATCCGGGGACGTCGTGATGGGCAACTTTGCTGACAGGCAACCTACATTTTTCGTTTATGACATGGATCTCTCTGGTATATTCCAAGAAGTTGCTAGGCTCCAGTTTGTCATTAACGACAACGAAACAGCATTTAACACG ACTTGGCTGTACACAAAGATTATTTGGGGTGATGGGAGAACCACCGATGACCCTTATATGCCACCTGACACTCCACCTTGTGGATTCTTTAACGAAAATTGTCCACCCGAATCTGAAGAAG ATAATACATTGGTAATAGTTTTGTCTGTATGTATCCCGTTGGTCGTTGTGCTAATGGTAGCATTTCTTATATTTAG GTGGTGGAGGAGAGAACGTGCGCTACAGAACATGTCGTGGAAAATTAACTACTCTGACCTTAACTTCAACTTCCAGCACAAGAAGTTACAGTCATCATTTATG CAAGCATCAAGAGCTCTCAGCAGAAGTGCTGCAAGTGTTGACAGTACGAGCGTGTACGGAACTATCCGAAGTGGTGCCACTTCCGCTCAGACCTCCAGACATTCCGTAACTAGGGGACAAATATTTACAACTGTTGCTATGTATAAAGCAGAACTGGTTGCTGTGAAATGGAGCGCAAAAAAGAAAATTCAGACAGACCGGGCCTTTTTGTTGCACATGAAAGAG ATGCACGAGTTAAAACATGTAAATCTAACCACGTTCGTCGGTCTCAGTATATCCCCGGAGAAAATTTGCTGTATCTGGGAATATTGTACAAAAGGCAGCATCCAG gaTGTTATAGAAAACGACGACATACATCTGGACACGATGTTCAAGCTGTCTTTGGTTGTAGACATATGTCAG GGATTAGAATATATTCACAAGAGTAGCATTCGTTACCATGGTAACCTGAGAAGCTCTAACTGTGTTATAGACAGTCGTTGGGTTTGCAAGCTGACAGATTTCGGCATGGAGAAGCTGAAACCACTACACGACACGGTCGAAAACCTTGGAGAGCATGCTTTCTATGCCa AACTATTTTGGACGGCACCAGAAATTTTacgaaagattttaaagaaagaaGTGTATGAAAACACAAGTCAGGCGGATGTTTACGCCACAGGTGTACTAATCAAAGAATTGCTGTGTAGAAATGAACCATATTCTACACATACCCATCTGACGCCTAAAG AGATAATTATAAAAGTCGCCATACCTGAGGATCCGGATAAGCTGTTCAGACCGGCAATAGCTGATACTGAGCTGGACTCCGAGTACAGACGGACAAGCATGCTTCTTCTTATACACCGATGTTGGGCCGAGGACCCGGAGTCTCGACCCAGTATAAAGACTGCACTTAGAACACTGGACAAAATAAATCCATACAA AAAAACCAGCGTAGTAGACAATATGATTGCAATGATGGAAAAGTACACAAACAACTTGGAAGAGATCGTTACCGAAAGAACGGAACAACTTCAAGAGGAGAAGTTGAAGACAGATGCACTGTTGTACAGAATGCTTCCTAG GAAAGTAGCGGAAGATCTGAAGATAGGGAGAGCTGTGCAGGCGGAGGCGTTTGATTCTGTAACAATATACTTCTCTGATATTGTACGGTTCACTGATCTCGCTAGTGAGAGCACCCCGCTAGAG ATAGTGGTCTTGCTGAATGCCCTGTATACACTCTTTGATGATATCATCAGTCACTATGACGTGTATAAG GTGGAGACAATAGGAGATGCCTACATGATAGTTAGTGGGTTGCCCGAGAAAAACGGGAACTTGCACGTGAAAGAGATAGCAGGAGTTGCTCTTAACATACTAGAAAGTGTAATCACCTTTGAAATACCGCATAAGCCTGACAGACAGCTGCAAATACGAATAG gaTTACACACGGGTCCTGTGGTTACAGGGGTGGTAGGGTTGACGATGCCACGGTATTGTTTGTTTGGAGATACTGTCAACACAGCCTCGAGAATGGAATCAAACGGAGAAC CACTGAAGATACATATCAGTCCAAGCACTCAAGAAGCATTGATGGATTTCCCAGCATTTGTGGTTGAAGACAGGGGAGAGATTCCCATAAAG GGCAAAGGAATGATGCGGACATACTGGCTGTCGGGGCTATATATTGCTGATGACGACGTTTGCATGGAAACTTTACCAACTGATAAATCTGCGCTTCATAAGGATAACTCGTTAGAAAACCTAAAAGAAAACGGTACTGAAGATGACGATTCCGAACTAGAAGATGATAAGGACGCTGGCAAACCTGGGCTAGGGAAGATAAGTGTCGCGGATTCTGGAATTTGCATGGATAAAAGTATAGGCAAAGATGGAAATactcataataataaaaacaattcagGTGATATTTATTTTGATAGTAACAACGCTGACATAGCGACAACTACAAGACATAAACCTGTTGCAGACGAAAATATAACTCGGGTAATACAGAGCAATAATGATTCTCCTAAATATTCTGAAATAATTGCTGAAAAGGTACCGACTTTGGAGGTAGTTTTAGGATATGAGGCCTCGGCAATCCATGATGACTTCGATGCAAATACCTTGGAGCTGGCTAATAATGTATCTAGTGAAAGAATGGTCccagaaaaaaacaaaagcaaaaccaGCATAAGTGATGTTCAAGTTCCGCAACTTGCGGACACAAGAAACAGTGAAAATACAACTATACGGTTCAAAGAATAG